The proteins below are encoded in one region of Colletotrichum lupini chromosome 5, complete sequence:
- a CDS encoding SPFH domain/Band 7 family protein has protein sequence MPKVRLQAQARLITLVVPSVRFPLRPATGSISPPSTFLPLRNPSNFEHLHCGIYQSPFHNHTEPKPRDTHTRLNMGAKVPRNFRLLEELEKGEKGLGAEACSYGLNDAEDLLMSDWNGTILGPPHSVHENRIYSLKMHCGPNYPDEPPTIQFVSQVNLPCVNSRNGVVDPRQLPCLANWKRDNTMETILIELRRYMAAPANKKIPQPPEVWLNDYDFLHTQSSGQSETEENTIDSMHLCGLPDEDSDWVSYHVLIRVVIQGKKSEYPGFIFVANRCAVCTTEWKHQSLVGLGRCRRLIIGRQRQLQLPELFWSSQPRFDPRIFSIYVNAAAATDMASAVTKAALSAPLRRALVQSQSRGFQTTTKSLLPSAFGSSSSIPPSYFQRSSLPANTVIRFVPQQTAWIVERMGKFNRILEPGLAILVPFIDRISYVKSLKENALEIPSQSAITADNVTLELDGVLYTRVFDAYKASYGVEDAEYAISQLAQTTMRSEIGQLTLDHVLKERAALNTNITAAINEAAQAWGVTCLRYEIRDIHAPAGVVEAMHRQVTAERSKRAEILDSEGQRQSAINIAEGKKQSVILASEALRAEQINRASGEAEAILMKAKATAAGIEAVSKSIADGEDAAQGAISLSVAEKYVDAFGKLAKESTAVVVPGNVGDISSMIATGLSVYGKVGQAQARTMAKQLVGNESAEESGEGASGEPKQLKDSVLESFDQAAGQK, from the exons ATGCCCAAAGTG CGCCTTCAGGCACAAGCCCGCTTGATTACACTGGTGGTCCCTTCTGTAAGGTTCCCACTACGACCCGCCACTGGGTCCATCAG TCCCCCGTCGACCTTCCTCCCACTTCGTAACCCCTCCAACTTTGAACATCTACATTGCGGTATCTACCAGTCGCCCTTTCACAACCACACCGAACCCAAGCCTCGCGATACCCACACACGACTCAACATGGGCGCAAAGGTTCCACGCAACTTCCGCCTCCTTGAGGAGCTTGAGAAGGGCGAGAAGGGTCTCGGAGCAG AGGCCTGCTCCTACGGTCTGAACGATGCCGAGGACCTCTTGATGTCCGACTGGAACGGAACCATTCTCGGACCCCCTCAC AGCGTCCACGAGAACAGAATCTACTCCCTCAAGATGCACTGTGGTCCCAACTACCCTGACGAGCCTCCCACGATACAATTTGTGAGCCAGGTCAACCTGCCCTGCGTCAACTCCCGCAATGGCGTCGTCGACCCCAGACAGCTTCCTTGCCTGGCCAACTGGAAGAGAGACAACACCATGGAGACCATTCTCATTGAGCTTAGAAG GTACATGGCGGCTCCTGCGAACAAGAAGATCCCCCAGCCTCCCGAAG TATGGCTCAATGATTATGACTTTCTTCACACCCAAA GCTCTGGACAGAGTGAGACGGAAGAGAACACCATCGACAGCATGCACCTCTGCGG TCTTCCAGATGAGGACTCAGACTGGGTGTCGTATCATGTTTTGATCCG GGTTGTGATCCAAGGCAAAAAATCAGAGTATCCGGGCTTCATATTCGTTGCGAACAGATGTGCCGTCTG CACCACGGAATGGAAGCATCAGAGCCTGGTGGGCCTCGGCCGATGCCGTCGGCTAATTATCGGTAGGCAGAGGCAGCTGCAGCTTCC AGAGCTGTTCTGGAGCTCGCAACCTCGATTTGATCCACGCATCTTCTCGATCTACGTCAATgccgcagcagcaacagacATGGCTTCGGCGGTAACAAAAGCCGCACTCTCCGCGCCGCTGAGACGGGCTCTCGTCCAGTCCCAGTCGCGCGGCTTCCAGACCACCACAAAGAGCCTGCTTCCATCAGCATTCGGCTCCAGCTCCAGTATCCCGCCCTCCTACTTCCAGAGGTCGTCCCTCCCCGCCAACACCGTCATCCGCTTCGTTCCGCAACAGACGGCATGGATCGTTGAGCGCATGGGAAAGTTCAACCGCATCCTCGAACCCGGTCTGGCCATCCTCGTCCCCTTTATCGACCGCATCTCCTACGTCAAGTCACTCAAGGAAAATGCACTCGAGATCCCCAGTCAAAGCGCCATTACCGCCGACAACGTCACCCTCGAACTCGACGGCGTCCTCTACACCCGCGTCTTTGACGCCTACAAGGCCAG CTATGGAGTCGAAGACGCCGAATACGCCATCTCCCAGCTGGCGCAAACCACGATGCGATCCGAAATCGGCCAGCTGACCCTCGACCACGTCCTCAAGGAGCGCGCCGCCCTCAACACAAACATCACCGCCGCCATCAACGAAGCCGCCCAGGCCTGGGGCGTCACCTGCCTCCGTTACGAGATCCGAGACATCCACGCCCCCGCCGGCGTCGTCGAAGCCATGCACCGCCAGGTCACCGCCGAGCGCTCGAAGCGCGCCGAGATCCTCGACTCTGAGGGTCAGAGGCAGTCGGCCATCAACATCGCCGAGGGTAAGAAGCAGAGCGTCATTCTGGCGTCCGAGGCCTTGCGCGCCGAACAGATCAACAGGGCGTCTGGTGAGGCCGAGGCCATCCTCATGAAGGCCAAGGCTACCGCCGCTGGTATCGAGGCCGTCTCCAAGAGCATTGCCGACGGCGAGGATGCGGCACAGGGCGCCATCAGCCTGTCTGTTGCCGAGAAGTACGTTGACGCGTTTGGCAAGCTGGCCAAGGAGAGCACGGCTGTCGTAGTCCCCGGAAACGTGGGAGACATCTCGAGCATGATTGCCACCGGCCTGAGCGTGTACGGCAAGGTTGGACAGGCACAGGCCAGGACGATGGCGAAGCAGCTGGTCGGCAACGAGTCGGCGGAGGAGTCTGGCGAGGGAGCGTCCGGGGAACCCAAGCAGCTGAAGGATTCGGTGCTTGAGAGCTTCGACCAGGCGGCGGGACAGAAATGA